The Pseudomonas sp. Marseille-Q3773 DNA window CTCGTCGCGGAACGGGCCGTAGTGGGCATGCCGCGGGGTCAGCGTACGGCCGGTTATCAGTTGCCCGGCCTTGGCAGCCAGAGGCCCGGACAGCCTGACAATACCGACACCGCCGCGGCCCTGGGCGGTAGCGATGGCAGCGATGGTTTCACGCACAATGTTCATGCTCGAAAGCCTCTACGACAAAACGACAGATAGCAAAAACGCCCCACTAGGGGGCGTTTTATTCACAGGCTAGCGCAGTAGCCTGTCAAGCAGCAGCTTTTTTGGTGGCTGCTTCGATGCTGCGGGTGATGTACCACTGCTGCGCGATCGACAGGCAGTTGTTCACAACCCAGTACAGCACCAGACCGGCTGGGAACCACAGGAAGAAGAAGGTGAAGATGATCGGCATCATTTTCATCACCTTGGCCTGCATCGGATCCGGTGGGGTCGGGTTCAGGCGCTGCTGGATGAACATGGTGGCGCCCATGATGATCGGCAGGATGAAGAACGGATCCTTGATCGACAGGTCGGTAATCCACAGCATCCACGGGGCCTGGCGCATTTCCACGCTTTCCAGCAGTACCCAGTACAGGGCCAGGAACACCGGCATCTGGACCAGGATCGGCAGGCAGCCGCCCAGCGGGTTGATCTTCTCTTTCTTGTACAGCTCCATCATCGCCTGGGACATCTTCTGGCGATCATCACCGAAGCGTTCCTTGAGCGCGGCAAGTTTCGGCGCAACGGCACGCATGCGCGCCATCGAGCGGTAGCTTGCTGCCGACAGCGGGAAGAACAGGCCCTTGATGAGCATGGTCAGGACGATGATCGACCAGCCCCAGTTACCCAGCAGGCTGTGGATATGTTGCAGCAGCCAGAAGATCGGCTGGGCGATGAACCACAGGAAGCCATAGTCGACGGTCAGTTCCAGGCCTGGGGACAACTCTTTCAGCTTGGACTGGATCTTCGGGCCGGCGTACAGCATGGCGCTGGTTTCGACCTTGCCGCCAGCAGGTACGCTGATAGCCGGGCCGGTGTAGCCGATGATGTAGTTGCCTTGGCTGTCCTTGCGGGTCTGAACAACGTTGCTGTCCGACTTGGCCGGAATCCAGGCGGTCACGAAGTAGTGCTGCAGCCAGGCGACCCAGCCGCCGGACACATTTTCTTTCAAACTACCTTTGTCGATGTCCTTCATCGAGACCTTTTTGTAAGGCTCGGAAGCTGTCCACAGGGCTGCACCCAAGTAGGTCGCGGTACCGGTGGCAGTACTCGACGACGGGTCGGAGCTGGCATCACGCTTGAGCTGGGCAAACATGTTGCCGCTCCAGGCCTGGCTGCTCTGGTTGTCGATCAGGTAGCTGACGGTCAGGTCATACTCGCCACGCTTGAAGCTGAAGCGCTTGATGTAGTTGACGCCGTTGTCGCTGAACTTCAGGTCGACCACCAGTTGATCCTGGCCATCAGCCAGCTGGTAGCCCTTCTGTTCGGTCGCGTACAGCGGGCGGCCGGCTGGGCGGGCGTCCGGTCCGTTGACACCGGTCAGGCCGCTTTGTGCCAGGTAGACACGCTCGCCACCGTTATCGAACAGCTGGAACGGAATTTCCGGGTGGTCCTGACGACGTGGGAACTTCGGCAGGTTCAGCTGGACGATGTCACCACCGACCGGATCGATAGCCAGGTCCAGGACATCGGTCTTGACCCGGATCAGGTCCTTGCTTACCGCGACCGGCGCCAGTTCGGCAGCGCTGGTTTCGGCATTCGCGCTCGGCACATCGGCGCTGGCGCCGGC harbors:
- the yidC gene encoding membrane protein insertase YidC → MDIKRTILIVALAIVSYVMVLKWNQDYGQAALPTQNTAASTVAPGLPDGVPAGNAGASADVPSANAETSAAELAPVAVSKDLIRVKTDVLDLAIDPVGGDIVQLNLPKFPRRQDHPEIPFQLFDNGGERVYLAQSGLTGVNGPDARPAGRPLYATEQKGYQLADGQDQLVVDLKFSDNGVNYIKRFSFKRGEYDLTVSYLIDNQSSQAWSGNMFAQLKRDASSDPSSSTATGTATYLGAALWTASEPYKKVSMKDIDKGSLKENVSGGWVAWLQHYFVTAWIPAKSDSNVVQTRKDSQGNYIIGYTGPAISVPAGGKVETSAMLYAGPKIQSKLKELSPGLELTVDYGFLWFIAQPIFWLLQHIHSLLGNWGWSIIVLTMLIKGLFFPLSAASYRSMARMRAVAPKLAALKERFGDDRQKMSQAMMELYKKEKINPLGGCLPILVQMPVFLALYWVLLESVEMRQAPWMLWITDLSIKDPFFILPIIMGATMFIQQRLNPTPPDPMQAKVMKMMPIIFTFFFLWFPAGLVLYWVVNNCLSIAQQWYITRSIEAATKKAAA